A window from Tenacibaculum singaporense encodes these proteins:
- a CDS encoding aldehyde dehydrogenase: MNIKNYINGEFVNPIKGGFIDNYNPSIGEVYGQIPNSTTEDVELAYKAAKEAFPAWSNTTLNERRDILSKIAQLIQQRLPELAKAEAKDNGKPLSLATAIDIPRASSNFQYFADAITQFSSEAHESVGLGAMNFTLRQPIGVVGCISPWNLPLYLFTWKIAPAIAAGNCVVAKPSEVTPMTAYLLGEICNEAGLPKGVLNIVHGLGTTTGQAIIEHPDIKAISFTGGTATGAHIARTAAPMFKKLSLELGGKNPNIIFADCDYENMLATTVRSSFANQGQICLCGSRIFVEESIYEQFKKDFVQKVSQLKIGNPFDEDTNIGALVSKPHLEKVKSYIDIAEQEGGKILYGGDRVTVKNCENGYYLEPTIIEVSSNQCRLNQEEIFGPVVTLMSFKTEEEALQLANDVVYGLSSTLWTNNLTRTMRLSKELHTGIVWVNTWLLRDLRTPFGGQKASGVGREGGFEALRFFTEPKNVCIKYE; encoded by the coding sequence ATGAACATTAAAAATTACATAAACGGAGAATTCGTTAATCCAATCAAAGGAGGATTTATAGATAATTATAATCCATCTATAGGTGAAGTATATGGTCAAATTCCTAATTCTACTACTGAAGATGTAGAATTAGCTTATAAAGCAGCGAAGGAAGCTTTTCCTGCTTGGTCGAATACTACCTTAAACGAACGTAGAGATATTCTTTCTAAAATAGCACAGTTAATTCAACAGAGATTACCTGAACTAGCAAAAGCAGAGGCAAAGGATAATGGAAAGCCATTAAGTTTAGCTACAGCGATTGATATTCCGAGAGCATCATCTAATTTTCAATACTTTGCAGATGCAATTACACAATTTTCATCTGAAGCTCATGAAAGTGTAGGCTTAGGAGCGATGAATTTTACTTTGCGTCAGCCTATTGGAGTAGTAGGATGTATCTCACCTTGGAATTTACCATTGTATTTGTTCACTTGGAAGATTGCCCCAGCAATAGCAGCAGGGAATTGTGTAGTAGCAAAACCTAGTGAAGTAACACCAATGACAGCCTATTTATTAGGTGAAATTTGTAATGAAGCAGGTTTGCCTAAAGGGGTATTAAACATTGTTCATGGATTAGGAACTACCACAGGACAAGCCATTATTGAGCATCCAGACATTAAAGCAATTTCATTTACAGGAGGAACTGCTACAGGAGCACACATAGCTCGTACAGCAGCACCTATGTTTAAGAAGTTGTCATTAGAGTTAGGAGGTAAAAATCCAAACATCATTTTCGCCGATTGCGATTATGAGAATATGTTAGCGACTACAGTTCGCTCTTCATTTGCAAATCAAGGTCAGATATGCTTATGTGGAAGTAGAATTTTTGTAGAGGAAAGTATTTACGAGCAATTCAAAAAAGATTTTGTTCAAAAAGTATCGCAATTAAAAATAGGAAATCCTTTTGATGAAGATACAAATATTGGAGCCTTGGTGTCGAAACCACATTTAGAAAAGGTAAAATCATACATAGATATTGCGGAACAAGAAGGAGGGAAGATTTTATACGGAGGTGACAGAGTCACTGTCAAGAATTGTGAGAATGGATATTATTTAGAGCCTACTATTATTGAGGTTTCTAGTAATCAGTGTAGATTAAATCAAGAAGAAATTTTTGGACCAGTAGTAACCTTAATGTCTTTTAAAACAGAAGAAGAAGCTTTACAATTAGCTAATGATGTGGTGTATGGATTGTCATCAACACTATGGACAAACAATTTGACAAGAACCATGCGATTATCTAAAGAATTACATACAGGAATTGTTTGGGTAAATACTTGGTTGTTACGTGATTTAAGGACTCCTTTTGGAGGTCAAAAAGCGAGTGGAGTAGGGCGCGAAGGAGGTTTTGAAGCATTACGTTTTTTTACAGAACCAAAAAATGTTTGTATAAAATATGAATAA
- a CDS encoding RidA family protein → MDSKVIKGKAIPRGKFPHVKQVGDFIYVSGTSSRRPDNSFEGVEVDEFGTTNLDIKKQTRAVIENIRDILQEVGADLSDIVDVTSFLVNMNDFGGYNQVYAEYFDYNGPTRTTVAVHQLPHPHLLIEIKVVAYKKQE, encoded by the coding sequence ATGGACAGTAAAGTAATCAAAGGAAAAGCGATACCAAGAGGAAAATTTCCACATGTAAAACAAGTAGGAGATTTTATTTATGTATCAGGTACAAGTTCTCGAAGACCTGACAATTCTTTTGAAGGAGTTGAGGTAGATGAGTTTGGAACTACCAACTTAGATATTAAAAAGCAAACCCGAGCGGTAATAGAAAACATTCGTGATATCTTACAAGAAGTTGGAGCTGATTTATCTGATATTGTAGATGTAACTTCATTCTTGGTGAATATGAATGATTTTGGAGGGTATAATCAGGTATATGCTGAATATTTTGATTATAATGGACCAACGAGAACTACGGTTGCTGTACATCAATTACCACACCCTCATTTATTGATTGAAATTAAAGTGGTGGCGTATAAGAAGCAAGAGTAA
- a CDS encoding DUF1697 domain-containing protein produces the protein MNRYIILLRGINVSGKNKLPMAELRDMLNELGFQNVQTYIQSGNIILESKETKEVVCQKIKEAIAAKFGYDLPVLARTPEEWKSTLESYPFSQENEKIVAFTFLDRVTKESVIEVKGINEDEYKIVDDVVYLLCPSGFGKTKLTNSVIEKKLKATATTRNLKTTKKLLELATS, from the coding sequence ATGAATAGATATATAATATTACTAAGAGGAATCAATGTTTCGGGAAAAAACAAGCTTCCGATGGCAGAGTTGCGTGATATGTTAAATGAATTAGGGTTTCAAAATGTACAAACCTATATTCAAAGTGGTAATATTATTTTAGAATCTAAAGAAACAAAAGAAGTCGTTTGTCAGAAAATTAAAGAAGCGATTGCTGCTAAATTTGGATATGATCTACCTGTACTGGCTAGGACACCAGAGGAATGGAAAAGTACACTAGAAAGCTATCCGTTTTCACAAGAGAATGAAAAAATAGTAGCTTTTACTTTTTTAGATAGAGTAACTAAAGAATCAGTTATTGAAGTTAAGGGAATTAACGAAGACGAATATAAAATAGTTGATGATGTGGTGTATTTGCTTTGTCCGTCTGGTTTTGGAAAAACTAAACTGACAAACAGTGTAATCGAAAAGAAGTTGAAGGCAACAGCAACCACACGTAATTTAAAAACAACGAAAAAACTATTAGAATTAGCAACTTCATAA